A genomic segment from Cyanobium sp. NIES-981 encodes:
- a CDS encoding DUF4922 domain-containing protein: MRAERLWQGALELSEAARASGDLVPLRTELVDDPRLHPFVLRRLLSRTPKHLRGGGPRPNPFLPWEPALELERLGRSHVVLLNKFPVQPAHLLLITQDWQPQTGWITAADWSAVAHLARDTGGFWFFNSCAAAGASQPHRHLQLLPRRADEPSCPLAAHFLREIAGNAPGWPWRYAIAARRSADDPLELEQLYLRQARDLELGDPRSDSRPHHPYNLLFDDDWFITVRREQEHCAGYSVNALGFGGYLLATDRSDSGWLERHGPWELLRRVAAPR, from the coding sequence GTGCGGGCTGAACGTCTCTGGCAGGGAGCCCTGGAGCTGTCGGAAGCCGCCCGGGCCAGTGGTGATCTGGTGCCCCTGCGCACGGAGCTGGTGGACGACCCCAGGCTGCATCCGTTCGTGCTGCGACGGCTCCTGAGCCGTACCCCCAAGCATCTGCGGGGCGGAGGCCCCCGGCCCAACCCCTTCCTTCCCTGGGAGCCGGCCCTCGAACTCGAGCGCCTGGGCCGCAGCCACGTGGTGCTGCTCAACAAGTTTCCCGTGCAGCCGGCCCACCTGCTGCTGATCACCCAGGACTGGCAGCCCCAGACGGGGTGGATCACGGCGGCGGACTGGAGCGCGGTGGCCCACCTCGCCCGCGACACCGGTGGCTTCTGGTTCTTCAACAGCTGTGCGGCCGCCGGCGCCAGCCAGCCCCATCGCCACCTCCAGCTGTTGCCGCGCCGTGCCGATGAACCGAGCTGTCCGCTGGCGGCACACTTCCTGCGGGAGATCGCGGGGAACGCCCCCGGCTGGCCCTGGCGGTATGCCATCGCCGCCCGCCGCTCCGCCGACGATCCGCTCGAGCTGGAGCAGCTCTACCTGCGCCAGGCCAGGGACCTGGAGCTGGGGGATCCGCGCTCCGACTCCAGGCCCCATCACCCCTACAACCTGCTGTTCGACGACGACTGGTTCATCACCGTGCGGCGTGAGCAGGAGCACTGTGCCGGCTACAGCGTGAATGCCCTCGGTTTCGGCGGCTACCTGCTGGCCACGGACCGCTCCGACAGCGGCTGGCTCGAGCGCCATGGCCCCTGGGAGCTGTTGCGTCGCGTGGCCGCACCGCGCTGA
- a CDS encoding sigma-70 family RNA polymerase sigma factor, whose product MSTPSSLRPSTSVQARNRRVEQYRSLVRPIALHYHRRCAEPLDDLIQVGLLGLLRAAELYRPATTTPFEAFARPHVRGALLHYLRDVALPIRLPRRLDEQRLQLARLRSTWLASHHRPATEQELRDQLGLDQGQWTLLQAAEQLVRVQSLEAWLDDGSEQPSTALEPQASDAGSADGTAAASVLLAGLEEPLRLVVERVILAGWSYRRTAAWLQVSPMTVQRRLRRALGLLRDCLVSPEPGLRPAASVAPGC is encoded by the coding sequence ATGTCGACCCCCTCCTCCCTTCGCCCCTCCACTTCCGTTCAGGCCCGCAACCGGCGGGTCGAGCAGTACAGGTCCCTGGTGCGGCCGATCGCTCTCCACTACCACCGTCGCTGCGCCGAACCCCTGGACGATCTCATCCAGGTGGGTCTGCTCGGCCTGCTGCGGGCCGCTGAGCTCTACCGACCGGCCACCACCACCCCGTTCGAGGCCTTTGCCCGGCCCCATGTGCGCGGCGCCCTGCTGCACTACCTGCGGGACGTGGCTCTGCCGATCCGGCTGCCACGGCGGCTGGATGAGCAAAGGCTCCAGCTGGCGCGCCTGCGCAGCACCTGGCTGGCCAGCCACCATCGGCCTGCCACCGAGCAGGAACTGCGGGACCAGCTGGGCCTTGACCAGGGCCAGTGGACCCTGCTGCAGGCGGCGGAGCAGCTGGTGCGGGTCCAGTCGCTCGAAGCCTGGCTGGATGACGGCTCCGAGCAGCCCTCCACCGCGCTGGAGCCCCAGGCTTCCGATGCAGGTTCGGCAGACGGCACGGCCGCCGCTTCGGTCCTGCTGGCCGGGCTTGAAGAGCCCCTGCGGCTGGTGGTGGAGCGGGTGATCCTGGCCGGCTGGAGCTACCGCCGCACAGCTGCCTGGCTGCAGGTGAGCCCGATGACGGTGCAGCGCCGCCTGCGCCGTGCCCTGGGGCTGCTGCGTGACTGTCTGGTCAGTCCTGAGCCGGGGTTACGTCCCGCTGCATCTGTTGCTCCAGGGTGCTGA
- a CDS encoding sigma factor SigF, with amino-acid sequence MFPPFGCCTDADGGHASHRRYQERKLRMLRFWRDGVERQLAALTAAISTLEQQMQRDVTPAQD; translated from the coding sequence ATGTTCCCTCCCTTTGGCTGCTGCACCGACGCCGACGGCGGCCACGCGTCCCACCGCCGGTACCAGGAACGCAAGCTGCGCATGCTGCGCTTCTGGCGCGATGGGGTGGAGCGTCAGCTGGCCGCGCTGACGGCAGCGATCAGCACCCTGGAGCAACAGATGCAGCGGGACGTAACCCCGGCTCAGGACTGA
- a CDS encoding DUF3370 family protein encodes MAGQRARPLNGTFNKVPVLHSNQPEEVEGPGILITTEPGVSYAAEDGRALRNAEFTFNGEFGLHMHHKYFPTYRSQIRPGERRTELTLGLILINPGQRPVQIQFERGAVRNSFEAPYLANHLMGVKPLGVRPWNTGPGDATAVQMLRGNLDRRLTDQITIPPRSRVVLFRTQLPALGIANALLRGRSTGPFQMAVVAASNPYSDADLVAVLDQRRLAPGRVYLNQVAAINNRRVFSRVGGVALGDEYTAAIKHDLNREGALHVPLTSTVRHHFGTKDIQVNPLASRMIDSSLDNVGTYGVRFDVDLNLYGSGPYELVMSHPTVAGLNPFTAFRGSIQIRTAEGLQEVHVGLRSGQSLSLTSLNLRPGVSNPVRVSVVYPADATPGHLLSVVPATQLAMVQAREEEQQRQAAAAAAQPGAAQPAAPRPAAPRPAPAPAAAAAMPAAPLPRTLPPTNAATPGPATRARPPAPTATPVSPALLDRYQEALEAQRRALRELMGP; translated from the coding sequence ATGGCGGGTCAGCGGGCGCGCCCCCTCAACGGCACCTTCAACAAGGTGCCGGTGCTCCATTCCAACCAGCCCGAGGAAGTGGAAGGACCCGGCATCCTGATCACCACCGAGCCGGGCGTGTCCTACGCGGCCGAGGACGGTCGGGCGCTGCGCAATGCCGAATTCACGTTCAACGGTGAATTCGGCCTGCACATGCACCACAAGTATTTCCCCACCTACCGCAGCCAGATCCGCCCCGGAGAGCGGCGCACCGAACTCACGCTCGGGCTGATCCTGATCAATCCCGGGCAGCGACCGGTTCAGATCCAGTTCGAGCGAGGAGCGGTGCGCAACAGCTTCGAGGCTCCCTACCTCGCCAACCATCTGATGGGCGTCAAGCCCCTGGGGGTGCGTCCCTGGAACACCGGTCCTGGGGATGCCACGGCCGTCCAGATGCTGCGAGGCAACCTGGATCGGCGGCTCACTGACCAGATCACCATCCCGCCGCGCAGCCGGGTGGTGCTGTTCCGCACCCAGCTCCCGGCCCTCGGCATCGCCAATGCCCTGCTGCGCGGGCGGAGCACCGGCCCGTTCCAGATGGCGGTGGTGGCCGCCAGCAATCCCTACAGCGATGCCGATCTGGTGGCGGTACTCGACCAGCGACGCCTGGCTCCCGGTCGCGTGTATCTCAACCAGGTGGCCGCCATCAACAACCGCCGCGTGTTCTCGCGGGTGGGGGGAGTGGCCCTCGGCGACGAGTACACCGCCGCGATCAAGCATGACCTCAACCGGGAGGGTGCCCTGCATGTGCCGCTCACCAGCACGGTGCGCCATCACTTCGGCACCAAGGACATCCAGGTGAATCCCCTGGCCAGCCGCATGATCGATTCCTCCCTCGACAACGTCGGCACCTATGGCGTTCGCTTCGACGTCGATCTGAATCTCTACGGCTCAGGTCCCTACGAGCTGGTGATGAGCCACCCCACCGTGGCGGGGCTGAACCCCTTCACAGCCTTTCGTGGCTCCATTCAGATCCGCACCGCCGAAGGCCTGCAGGAGGTGCACGTCGGCCTGCGTTCCGGCCAGAGCCTTTCCCTCACCAGCCTCAATCTGCGGCCGGGCGTCAGCAATCCCGTGCGTGTGAGTGTGGTCTATCCCGCCGACGCCACCCCGGGCCATCTGCTCAGCGTGGTGCCGGCCACCCAGCTGGCCATGGTCCAGGCCCGGGAGGAGGAGCAGCAACGCCAAGCCGCCGCTGCGGCGGCCCAGCCGGGAGCGGCCCAGCCGGCGGCCCCCCGGCCAGCGGCCCCCAGACCGGCGCCGGCACCTGCGGCTGCTGCGGCCATGCCGGCAGCGCCGCTGCCCCGCACCCTTCCCCCCACCAACGCCGCCACGCCGGGCCCGGCGACCCGGGCCCGGCCGCCTGCGCCCACGGCCACACCGGTGAGTCCGGCCCTGCTCGATCGCTATCAGGAGGCTCTCGAGGCGCAGCGGCGTGCCTTGCGCGAGCTGATGGGGCCTTGA
- a CDS encoding DnaJ domain-containing protein, whose product MAEQEQDDRRQISLRLPEELISRIDALKGEFGCRSRGAIVERLLQSLLATDEEGPSDCIASFDPQSLDPQSLDPQGIHSPAREAAQGRSPSAAAAAVAPSDPPSPNDPLPNGLSTNDPSAESPSALDSGFDERGALVLRLGSTAGDLVLDAPMPSGDGEQAQSGAATASSADPPGRGAPSRGIDLPGFVQRRTDQLRRSLHPTAAEASSSLEPLPQVPAARIASALAKAEAHWHELYGQPANPAVLEAAMLWMAQDVWPQSDQSEGRPFTWSLASAVMRQLTPDWPDLPPSFGRVMVTAGVLEDPFSSATLELRIPTLIRRFVHRFRRRRPGATFQTLEHTMTLHGALKLLELPTDPGQRLTLPQIREAYREMALAHHPDAGGSEEAMRRLNEAYQLLKELYRTP is encoded by the coding sequence GTGGCTGAGCAGGAGCAGGACGACCGTCGCCAGATCAGCCTGCGGCTGCCCGAGGAGCTGATCAGCCGCATCGATGCGCTCAAGGGGGAGTTCGGCTGTCGCAGCCGCGGCGCCATCGTGGAACGGCTGCTGCAGAGCCTGCTGGCGACCGACGAGGAAGGTCCCAGCGACTGCATCGCGAGCTTCGATCCACAGAGCCTCGATCCACAGAGCCTCGATCCGCAGGGCATCCATTCGCCTGCCCGGGAGGCAGCGCAGGGCCGGAGTCCGTCGGCCGCTGCGGCGGCGGTGGCACCCTCGGATCCTCCATCCCCCAACGACCCACTCCCCAACGGCCTTTCAACCAACGACCCGTCAGCCGAATCGCCGAGCGCTCTGGACAGCGGTTTTGATGAGCGCGGCGCACTCGTGCTGCGCCTGGGCAGCACGGCAGGCGATCTGGTGCTCGATGCACCGATGCCGAGCGGAGATGGAGAGCAGGCTCAGTCCGGTGCCGCGACGGCCAGCTCGGCTGATCCGCCGGGCCGTGGGGCCCCCAGCCGCGGCATCGATCTGCCGGGCTTCGTGCAACGCCGCACGGACCAGTTGCGCCGCAGTCTTCACCCCACGGCGGCGGAGGCCTCCAGCAGTCTGGAGCCGCTTCCCCAGGTGCCGGCCGCGAGGATCGCCAGTGCTCTGGCCAAGGCTGAGGCCCACTGGCATGAGCTCTACGGGCAACCGGCCAACCCGGCGGTGCTGGAGGCGGCCATGCTGTGGATGGCCCAGGACGTGTGGCCCCAGAGTGATCAGAGCGAGGGCCGACCGTTCACCTGGTCGCTGGCCAGCGCCGTGATGCGCCAGCTGACCCCTGACTGGCCCGACCTGCCCCCCTCGTTCGGCCGGGTGATGGTGACGGCAGGGGTTCTGGAGGATCCGTTCAGCAGTGCCACGCTTGAGCTTCGGATCCCCACCTTGATCCGGCGCTTCGTTCACCGCTTCCGCCGGCGCCGACCAGGTGCCACGTTCCAGACGCTGGAGCACACGATGACCCTTCACGGTGCCCTGAAGCTGCTGGAGCTTCCCACCGATCCCGGTCAGCGTCTCACCCTGCCGCAGATCCGTGAGGCCTACAGGGAGATGGCCCTGGCCCACCATCCCGATGCCGGCGGCTCCGAGGAGGCGATGCGCCGCCTCAATGAGGCCTATCAGTTGCTCAAGGAGCTCTACCGCACACCCTGA
- the apcD gene encoding allophycocyanin subunit alpha-B: MSVVRDLILQADDQLRYPSGGELRSMVDYLSGGAQRLFVVRVLTDNEKKIVDEAAKQLFSRKPEYVAPGGNAYGQKQRGQCLRDYSWYLRLVTYGVLAGSTEQIQQIGLVGAREMYNSLGVPMPGMVEAMRTLKDAALSLLGTEEAAMAAPYFDYLIQGMQTPT, from the coding sequence ATGAGCGTCGTTCGGGATCTGATCCTTCAGGCCGATGATCAGCTCCGCTACCCGAGCGGCGGTGAGCTCCGCTCGATGGTGGACTATCTCAGTGGGGGTGCCCAACGCCTCTTCGTGGTGCGGGTGCTCACCGACAACGAGAAGAAAATCGTCGATGAGGCAGCCAAGCAGCTGTTCAGCCGCAAGCCGGAGTACGTGGCCCCCGGCGGCAACGCCTACGGCCAGAAACAACGCGGCCAGTGCCTGCGCGATTACAGCTGGTACCTCAGGCTGGTCACCTACGGCGTGCTCGCCGGCAGCACCGAACAGATCCAGCAGATCGGCCTGGTGGGTGCCCGCGAGATGTACAACAGCCTCGGCGTGCCGATGCCGGGCATGGTGGAAGCGATGCGCACCCTGAAGGACGCCGCGCTGTCGCTGCTCGGCACGGAGGAAGCCGCCATGGCCGCACCCTATTTCGACTATCTGATCCAGGGGATGCAGACCCCCACCTGA
- the rlmD gene encoding 23S rRNA (uracil(1939)-C(5))-methyltransferase RlmD has protein sequence MEIRIDGLSHDGQGVGRHDGVACFVPGALPGERVTVRLVHRARRHWLTSLEEVLTVSPARRRPPCILADHCGGCSLQHLVDAQQAHWKEQRVREALERIGGLATPVAAVITAPAALGYRNRAIIPLERRPDGRLRAGYYRRGTHRIVNMSRCPVLDPRLDALIAPLKADLDTSGWPVDRELAGPGGLRHLALRIGHHSGEVLLTLVSSHPDLDQLPRWAERWQQRWPQLVGVTLNLQPQPTNTLLGAETELVAGRSWLAERFCGLELRIASDTFFQVNTPQAERVVPLLLQALEGVNPGLLVDAYCGIGTFSLPLAQAGWRVHGLERNPEAVRLAALNAAVNGLAAVASFEAGEVGTLLPSWLPRCQALFLDPPRRGLDGAVLAALQASPPPCSST, from the coding sequence GTGGAGATCCGCATCGATGGTCTCTCCCATGACGGACAGGGGGTGGGGCGTCACGACGGCGTGGCCTGCTTCGTGCCCGGCGCCCTGCCCGGTGAGCGGGTCACCGTCCGGCTGGTGCACCGTGCCCGGCGCCACTGGCTGACAAGCCTGGAGGAGGTGCTCACGGTCTCGCCGGCCCGCCGCCGCCCGCCCTGCATCCTCGCCGACCACTGCGGCGGGTGCAGCCTCCAGCATCTCGTCGATGCCCAGCAGGCCCACTGGAAGGAGCAGAGGGTGCGGGAGGCCCTCGAGCGGATCGGCGGGCTGGCGACCCCGGTGGCCGCGGTGATCACGGCGCCTGCCGCCCTGGGCTACCGCAACCGCGCCATCATCCCGCTGGAGCGACGCCCGGACGGCCGCCTGCGGGCCGGTTATTACCGGCGCGGCACCCACCGCATCGTCAACATGAGCCGTTGTCCGGTGCTGGATCCGCGCCTGGACGCCCTGATCGCCCCGCTCAAGGCCGATCTGGACACCAGCGGCTGGCCCGTGGACCGGGAACTGGCCGGCCCGGGCGGACTGCGCCACCTGGCGCTGCGGATCGGCCACCACAGCGGGGAGGTGCTGCTCACGCTGGTGAGCAGCCATCCGGACCTCGATCAGCTGCCCCGCTGGGCCGAGCGCTGGCAACAGCGCTGGCCCCAGCTCGTGGGGGTGACGCTGAATCTGCAACCCCAGCCCACCAACACCCTGCTCGGTGCGGAGACGGAGCTGGTGGCCGGCCGCAGCTGGCTCGCCGAGCGCTTCTGCGGTCTGGAGCTGCGCATCGCCAGCGACACCTTCTTCCAGGTGAACACGCCCCAGGCCGAGCGGGTCGTCCCGCTGCTGCTGCAGGCGCTGGAGGGCGTCAACCCCGGACTGCTGGTGGACGCCTACTGCGGCATCGGCACCTTCAGCCTGCCCCTGGCCCAGGCCGGCTGGCGGGTGCACGGGCTGGAGCGCAACCCCGAGGCCGTGCGTCTGGCGGCTCTCAACGCGGCGGTGAACGGCCTCGCCGCGGTGGCCAGCTTCGAGGCGGGGGAGGTGGGCACGCTGCTGCCGTCCTGGCTGCCCCGCTGCCAGGCGCTGTTCCTCGATCCGCCCCGCCGGGGCCTCGATGGGGCGGTCCTGGCGGCCCTGCAGGCGTCCCCCCCCCCCTGCTCCTCTACCTGA
- the pheT gene encoding phenylalanine--tRNA ligase subunit beta: protein MRVSLQWLRELVGGPAATSAAWPATAELAERLSIAGFEVEAVEDLAAQAEGVVVGLVRDRSPHPNADKLSVCQVDVGAAETLQIVCGAANVRQGIHVPVALVGTRLPAVDLTIKPATLRGVASSGMICSLAELGLEDGSSGIAVLEELLEQVPPIGSPVGPSLGLDDTVLELAITANRPDGLSMQGMAREVAALLGLETTLPAAAPGCSGEPLAVTAADRQTIERGGLFSLTALEGVSVAPSPRWLQQRLQKAGIRPINNVVDITNLVMLETGQPLHAFDRDRLAALEGGSPDPAAIGLRQGRQGESLTTLDGEERPLDGEALVVTYRDRPIALAGLMGGSGEAVQEHTRSLWLEAAVFAAQDVRRSARSVGLRTEASSRFEKGLPAETTLAACDRACQLLGELAGARVQGRWVHQRPGSPTAPVPLRRDALHNMLGPVLGEDGPEDLDDRRIVQTLEALGCSLEESGEGWLVRVPPARALDLQREVDLIEEVARLVGYDHFACHLPDPIEPGGLDPAQKAERRLRQALCAAGLQELCHLSLVPEGEARLPLANPLLADYGHLRDELHSELLAAARRNLQCGQPGFWGFEIGAVFDGRGEQTQQLVGVICGERRSERWTTSAKPRLPDYFTARGVLQQGLAALRISSEDRVLSGHALLHPGRSCQVVVEGRPAGWFGQLHPASAEAQDLPGATYLFQLDLAPLLTAATRPNRWQPSFRSFPTVPAAERDLALVVPANTRAADLLQVIRKAGKPLLEQVELVDRYAGDQLAEGECSQAFRLRYRDPARTLTDSDLEAVDGRIRAALEQQLGARLRC, encoded by the coding sequence ATGCGGGTATCGCTCCAGTGGCTGCGAGAGCTGGTGGGCGGCCCGGCGGCGACCTCCGCAGCCTGGCCCGCAACGGCAGAGCTGGCCGAGCGGCTCTCGATCGCGGGCTTCGAGGTGGAGGCGGTCGAGGACCTGGCAGCCCAGGCCGAGGGCGTGGTGGTGGGTCTGGTGCGGGATCGCAGCCCCCATCCCAACGCCGACAAGCTCAGCGTGTGCCAGGTGGATGTGGGCGCCGCCGAGACCCTTCAGATCGTCTGCGGTGCCGCCAACGTGCGCCAGGGCATCCATGTGCCGGTGGCCCTGGTGGGCACCCGCCTGCCGGCGGTGGATCTCACCATCAAGCCCGCCACGCTGCGGGGCGTGGCCAGCAGCGGCATGATCTGCTCCCTGGCCGAGCTGGGCCTTGAGGATGGCTCCAGCGGCATCGCGGTGCTGGAGGAGCTGCTGGAGCAGGTGCCCCCGATCGGCAGCCCCGTGGGTCCGAGCCTGGGCCTCGATGACACGGTGCTGGAGCTGGCCATCACCGCCAACCGGCCCGATGGCCTCTCGATGCAGGGCATGGCCAGGGAGGTGGCGGCACTGCTGGGGCTGGAGACGACCCTGCCCGCCGCGGCTCCGGGCTGCAGCGGCGAACCGCTGGCGGTGACGGCCGCCGATCGCCAGACCATCGAGCGCGGCGGCCTGTTCAGCCTCACGGCCCTGGAGGGCGTCAGCGTGGCCCCCTCGCCCCGCTGGCTGCAGCAGCGGCTGCAGAAGGCCGGCATCCGGCCGATCAACAACGTGGTGGACATCACCAATCTGGTGATGCTGGAAACCGGCCAGCCGCTCCATGCCTTTGATCGCGACCGGCTGGCGGCCCTGGAGGGGGGCAGCCCCGACCCCGCGGCGATCGGCCTGCGTCAGGGCCGCCAGGGCGAGAGCCTCACCACCCTGGACGGGGAGGAACGGCCCCTGGACGGGGAGGCCCTGGTGGTGACCTACCGGGACCGGCCCATCGCCCTGGCTGGGCTGATGGGGGGCAGCGGCGAAGCGGTGCAGGAGCACACCCGCAGCCTCTGGCTGGAGGCCGCGGTGTTCGCAGCCCAGGACGTGCGGCGCTCCGCCCGCAGCGTGGGGCTGCGCACCGAAGCCAGCAGCCGCTTCGAGAAGGGCCTCCCTGCCGAAACCACCCTGGCGGCGTGCGATCGGGCCTGCCAGCTCCTGGGCGAGCTGGCGGGGGCGCGCGTGCAGGGGCGCTGGGTGCACCAGCGGCCGGGCAGCCCCACCGCTCCCGTGCCGCTGCGCCGCGACGCCCTGCACAACATGCTCGGCCCGGTGCTGGGCGAGGACGGCCCGGAGGATCTGGACGACCGGCGGATCGTGCAGACCCTGGAGGCGCTGGGCTGTTCCCTCGAGGAGAGCGGGGAGGGCTGGCTGGTGCGGGTGCCGCCCGCCCGGGCCCTGGACCTGCAGCGCGAGGTGGATCTGATCGAGGAAGTGGCGCGGCTCGTGGGCTACGACCACTTCGCCTGCCACCTGCCTGACCCGATCGAGCCCGGCGGCCTCGACCCGGCCCAGAAGGCAGAGCGCCGCCTGCGGCAGGCGCTCTGCGCTGCCGGGCTGCAGGAGCTCTGCCATCTCTCGCTCGTGCCCGAGGGGGAGGCCCGGCTGCCCCTGGCCAATCCGCTGCTGGCCGATTACGGCCATCTGCGCGACGAGCTGCACAGCGAGCTGCTGGCGGCGGCGCGGCGCAACCTGCAATGCGGCCAACCCGGCTTCTGGGGCTTCGAGATCGGCGCGGTCTTCGATGGGCGTGGCGAACAGACCCAGCAGCTGGTGGGGGTGATCTGCGGGGAGCGTCGCTCCGAACGCTGGACCACCAGCGCCAAACCCCGTCTGCCCGACTACTTCACGGCCCGGGGGGTGCTCCAGCAGGGGCTGGCCGCGCTCCGGATCAGCAGCGAGGACCGGGTGCTCAGCGGCCACGCCCTGCTGCATCCCGGACGCAGCTGCCAGGTGGTGGTGGAGGGCAGGCCCGCGGGCTGGTTCGGCCAGCTCCATCCCGCCAGCGCCGAAGCCCAGGACCTTCCCGGCGCCACCTATCTGTTCCAGCTTGACCTGGCGCCGCTGCTCACCGCCGCCACCCGGCCGAACCGCTGGCAGCCCAGCTTCCGCAGCTTTCCCACCGTGCCGGCGGCGGAGCGGGATCTGGCCCTGGTGGTGCCGGCGAACACCCGGGCCGCCGACCTGCTGCAGGTGATCCGCAAGGCCGGCAAGCCCCTGCTGGAGCAGGTGGAGCTGGTGGATCGCTATGCGGGTGACCAGCTGGCTGAAGGGGAGTGCAGCCAGGCCTTCCGCCTGCGCTACCGCGATCCCGCCCGAACCCTCACCGACAGCGACCTGGAGGCGGTGGACGGCCGCATCCGCGCGGCCCTGGAGCAGCAGCTGGGAGCCCGGTTGCGCTGCTGA
- the rpmG gene encoding 50S ribosomal protein L33 — protein sequence MAKNKGVRIVITLECTECRSNPAKRSPGVSRYTTEKNRRNTTERLELKKFCPHCNKSTVHKEIK from the coding sequence ATGGCTAAGAACAAGGGCGTCCGGATCGTGATCACCCTCGAGTGCACGGAATGCCGGTCCAACCCCGCCAAGCGGTCTCCTGGGGTGTCTCGTTACACCACCGAGAAGAACCGCCGCAACACCACCGAACGGCTGGAACTGAAGAAATTCTGCCCGCACTGCAACAAGTCGACCGTTCACAAGGAAATCAAGTGA
- the rpsR gene encoding 30S ribosomal protein S18, translated as MSSSFFKKRLSPIKPGDPIDYKDVDLLKKFITERGKILPRRLTGLTAKQQRDLTNAVKRARIVALLPFVNPEG; from the coding sequence ATGTCCAGCTCGTTTTTCAAGAAGCGCCTCTCCCCGATCAAGCCGGGTGATCCGATCGACTACAAGGACGTCGATCTGCTCAAGAAGTTCATCACCGAGCGCGGCAAGATCCTGCCCCGCCGCCTCACCGGCCTCACCGCCAAGCAGCAGCGCGATCTCACCAACGCAGTCAAGCGTGCCCGCATCGTGGCCCTGCTGCCCTTCGTGAACCCCGAAGGCTGA